A region of the Mesobacillus jeotgali genome:
ATTGCAGCCCATCAGATTTGGCTCTTTGTAAGACCTGCTTTATCGGAAAAAGAGAAAAAAATAACATTAGCCTACATACCAGCCCTATTCTTGCTTTTTATAGCGGGCATTTGCTTTGGATATTTTGTCATTTTTCCGCTGGTGTTTCAATTCCTGGTGTCGCTATCCCAGGATATATTCATGGAATTTTTCACAACAGAGAAATACTTTCGTTTTTTAATTCATATGATCCTGCCTTTTGGTTTCTTATTTGAACTACCCGTCATCATTATGTTTTTGACAAGTCTGGGTGTGTTAAATCCATACCGTCTGCAAAAAGCCAGAAAGTATTCTTATTTTATGTTGATTGTAACAGCTGTTCTCATAACGCCCCCAGATCTTCTGTCAGATATATTAGTAATCATCCCGCTGCTATTTTTGTACGAATGCAGTGTTCTATTATCGAAGATGGTTTACCGTCGAAAACAGAGAACTGAGTTATCGGTGGCATAAACATTGCTATCTGACTGGAGAAGAGAACGGGACAGTCCCTTAAATGAGGCTGTCCCGCTTATAATCTAACTAAACTTTCCATGGCGATATCTCCAAATTTAAAACAAGAAAGTCAGAAAAAAAGATTTTGAGTTCTGATTTTCCACACTAAAGAAATTGAAGAAAATTCTATGTGCCCTTTTGGTAGTTTTCCGCTTGATTTGGTCTTATAGAAAAGTTCTATGTGCCCTTTTAAGAGTTTTCCGCGTGATTTGGTCCTATAGAAAAGTTCTATGTGCCCTTTTAGGAGTTTTCTGCGTGATTTGGTCCTATAGAAAAGTTCTATATGCCCTTTTAAGAGTTTTCCGCGTGATT
Encoded here:
- the tatC gene encoding twin-arginine translocase subunit TatC; protein product: MEEKQMNLVDHLSELRKRLMIIVGCFMFIVMLALIYVKDIYLWLVQDLSIKLAVLGPSDILWVYLMLAAVIALAGTIPIAAHQIWLFVRPALSEKEKKITLAYIPALFLLFIAGICFGYFVIFPLVFQFLVSLSQDIFMEFFTTEKYFRFLIHMILPFGFLFELPVIIMFLTSLGVLNPYRLQKARKYSYFMLIVTAVLITPPDLLSDILVIIPLLFLYECSVLLSKMVYRRKQRTELSVA